From Paraburkholderia sprentiae WSM5005:
CGTGCCGATCTGAGCGGCCTGCACGTGCTGCCCACCGCCGACGATCTCGCCGAACTCGGCGCGCAAAGCGGCTATCTCGCGAAGGTGGTCGCGCGCCTGCGCGGCTTGCAGGAAGACGCGCAGGCCGATCCGCAACAGGCGCGACGCGCGGCGGAGGCGTTGCTGCTGCTGGCGCGTTTTGGGCGCGAACAGCGGCAACGCGATGCTGATGCCGCCTCACCCGCGCAGGCGCGCGAACGGCAACAACCTGAACTGCCGCGCGAAGGAGCCTGCGCATGAAGCTGCAACGTATCGCGATTCAGGAATTCAGGCAGTTCGGCGGGCAGCTCGTGATCGACGATCTGCAGCCCGGCCTCAACCTGTTCATCGGCCCGAACGAGGCCGGCAAGAGCACGATCGCCGAAGCGGTGCGCACGGTGTTTCTCGAACGCTACAAGGCCTCGCATCTGAAGGACGTGTTGCCGTGGGGGCTCGCGAGCGGGCAGCCGTCGGTCGAGGTCATTTTCGAGCTCGATGGTGTGGCGTGCCGTCTGTCGAAGCAGTTCGTGTCGCGACAACGCTGCGAGCTGAGGATCGGACAGGCCGTCTACAGCGAGGACGAAGCCGAAGACAAGCTCGCCGCGCTGCTCGGTTTCTCGCGCGCGGCCCGCGGTCCGATGAAAGCCGAGAACGCGGGTGTGCCGGGTCTATTGTGGGTCCAGCAGGGCGGCACGCAGGACATGCGCGACTCGACCGGGCACGCGGGGCAGTATCTGCGCGACGCGCTCACGCAACTCTCGGGCGGCCGCGAAGCGGGCGGCGAAGACGCGTTGATCGCGGCCGTGCAGCGCGAGCTGCGGCAATTGCTGACAGCGCGCACGCAGAAGTCGACCGGGCCGCTCGCCGAGGCGGAGCAGAAGCTCGCCGCGCTGAGCACGAGCCGCGACGAGCTTCGACAGCAACGCCAGCAGTTCGACGACAACATCGCGCGGCTTGCCGCGCAACAGCAGGCATTCGACGACGCCGAGCGCAGGCGTCCGTGGGAGCTTCACGAACAGAAGGCCGCACTCGCGCAGCAACGCGCCGCGACGGTGGAGCAACTCGAACGCGGTCTCGAAGGGCTCGCGCAGTCGTTGAAGATCGGTGAGGCCGAACTTGCCTTGTCGGTACAGCAGGAGCAGGGCGCGCTCGAACTGGAAGCGGCGATCGCGCGCGAGCGCGAGCAACTCGACGCGGCGCGCGCGGAGCTCGCGGCCGCACAGAGCGCGCACGCGCAGGCAGAACGCCGGGTTGACCAATTCGAGCAGGCATCCGCCGAGGCGAACCGCGCGCTCGAACTCGCGAACGCGGCCGTGACCGCCGCCGATCTACGCAGCCAGGTCGATTTCTACCGGACGGAGAGCCAGCGGCTCGAAGCATCGATCGTCGAGGCGGGCAAGGCGAACACGGCGGTCCTGCAGGCTGCGCGCGACGCCGCGGCGCTCGAACTCGACGACGCGCAGTTCAAGCGCCTCGTCGCGCTCGACGGCGAATTGACCGTGCTGCGCGCGCGGACCGAAGCGGCGATGACGCGCATCGAGTACCGCTTGCATCGGGCATTGAGCGTCGGGGATCGGACGATCAGCGGCACCGGCGTGCTGCGCGTCGACGAAGAAAAACGCATCGGCCTCGGCGAGCTCGGCGAATTGCGCGTGATTCCGGGTGTCTCGGATCTGTCCGCGCGGTTGTCCGAACTGACGTCGCTCGAAGCGAAGCACGCGCAATTGCTGCGGGCGCTCGGCGTCGCGTCGGTGGGCGACGCGCAGGCGCGTCATGAGCAATGGAAGACGCTGGTCGCGCAGCAGACGAGCCAGGCCAGGATTCTCGAAGTGCACGCGCCGCAAGGTATCGATGCGTTGCGGGCGGCGCTGGCCTCGACGGCCGCGCGCTTGCAGGCGTCGAGCGAGCGCCTGGCGAGCCTGCCCGACGTCTGCGCGGCGCCGCCGCTCGACGACGCGCGCCGCAACGCCGACGTCGCACGCGACACGTTGGAGGCCGCGCGCAAGGTACTCGCGCAGACGGCGGGCGCGCAATCCACCGGCGTCGCGAAGGCCGATTCGCTCGCCGCGCAACTGCAGCGCAAGGAAGCGCAGCTGAACGACGAAGCGTTCCGGCGCAACCGCGCGCAGTGGCAAGCGCACATCGTCGAGCAGCGCGTCAAGGTCGACGCGCTGAAGAACCAACGCGGTGAGCGCGAGCGCGAACTCGATGCGGCCCGCCTCGACGATCCCGTGGCGGAGGCGAAGCGCTATCGCGCATCGGCCGAACTCGCGCGCAATGAGCAGCGCGAGCGTCAGCTGCGGATCGCGGAGCTGCGTAGCCAGCTCGAAACGATGGGCGCATCGGGTCTCGGCGAACGGCTCGCCGCGCTCGAAGCGCAGGCCGAACAGGCCACGCGTCGTAAGGACGAACTGAGCCTGCGCGCGAGTGCGCTAAGCCTGCTCGACGAAGTGCTGGTCGACGAACGCGACGCGGCGCTCGCGCAACTGCGTGCGCCGTTGACCGAGCGGCTGGGTCACTATCTGAAGCGGATTTTTCCGCAGTCGAGTCTCGCGCTCGGCGACGATCTGATGCCGGCGCTGCTCGATCGGGACGGCCGCGCGGAACTGCTCGACGCGCTGAGCTTCGGCACGCGCGAACAGCTCGGCATCCTGACGCGGCTCGCGTACGCGGACCTGCTGCAGGCCTCGGGCCGGCCGACCTTGCTGATGCTCGACGATGCCGCGGTGCACAGCGATGCCGCGCGTCGCGACGCGCTCAAACGCGCATTGATCGACGCGGCGGCGCGGCATCAGATTTTTGTGTTCACGTGTCACCCGGAGTTGTGGGACGACCTGGGCGTCAGGCAGAGGGCGGTGGAGGATCTGAAGCTTGCGTGAGCGCGGCGGGCTCGTACCACCGGGGCGTGTACACCCACTGCGCGCCGTCATTGCCGCAAGCAAACTTTCGCGTCAGCGACGACCCGACGATCACCATCGTGCGCATATCCACGTCGACCGAGCGAAGCTCGCCGAGCGTCAACGTGCGCAGCGTGCCGCCCGGACGGCCGATGTCGCGCCCCAGCACCACCAGCGTCGACGGCGCCCGATACTCGCGCACGATGTCGAGCGCCTTGTCGAGTTGCCACGGACGCGCGCGCGAAATCGGGTTGTAGAGCGCCATCACGAGGTCGGCTTGCGCCGCATGGCGCAGGCGGGCTTCGATGATGGCCCACGGCTTCAGATTGTCCGACAGCGACAGCATGCAGAAGTCGTGGCCGAGCGGCGCACCGGCCTGCGCGGCGGTCGCGAGCGCGGCCGACACGCCCGGCACGATCGATAGTTCGACGGCGGCCCATGCGTCGTTTCGAGAAGCTTCGAGCGCTTCGAGCACCGCGGCCGCCATCGCGAACACGCCGGGGTCGCCCGAGGACACCATCACGACCGCGCGGCCTTCGCTCGCGAGCTCGAACGCGTGCCGCGCGCGCTGCATTTCCTCGCGATTGTCGCTGCCGTGCACGCGCTGATCGGCGCGCAGCGGGCCGGCCATTTTCACGTAGGTGTCGTAGCCGAGGATGTCGGTCGCTTCGCTCAATGCGGTGCGCGCGGCCGGGACCATCAGCTCGGCACGGCCGGGGCCGAGGCCGATGACGCTCAGACGGCCGCGAGCACGGCCGATCGTCGCGGGGTCGAGGGCGAGCGGCGTGACGGCGAGCGCGATGCCGCTGTGCGCGCCGTCGTGCAACGTCTCATGAGGGATGCGCAGTGCGGCGTGCAGCAGCGCCGCCGCGCGCGGTCCGCCATGTTCGGCGCTGGCATCGGCGAAGCGTAGCGGCACCTCGAGAAGCGTTGCCGCTTGTGCGAGCGCCGGGTCGGCCATGCTTGCCGATGGCGCGAGCAGGCCCGCGAGCGAACGCGCCGCCAAACCGTGCGCGTTCAGTGCAGCACGCACGCGTTCGACGATCGCGTCGGCGGCATGGGCATTGGGCTGAGCGCTTGCATCATCGATCACCACCGCCGCCACCACACTGCGCGGATGAATCACGAGCTCATCTGGCTGCCCATCCCACGCGCGCGGCGTCACGCGAATCGCGAGACGCGCCGAGTCCGAGCGCGGCAGTTGCGCGTCGTCGAGCCATGGCGCGTCACCTTCGATGCGCGTGCTTTCGCCTGCGAGCAGATCCGACACGAAGCGCTTGCCCTGGGCGAGGTCGGCGAGCGCATAGCCCTCGGGCGGATTGAGCACGCAGGTGCCGAAGCGCAGTTCGCCGCTCGTCGTGATCGCGGGCTGCACGGCCAACGCGGCGGCGATGTCGCGCGCCATCACGTTGACGCCCGCCAGTCCGCCGAGCAACGGCACGACCGCGCTGCCGTCCTCGGCGACCGCGAGCACCGGCGGTTCGGCGCCCTTGTTCGACAGCAGCGGCGCAAGGCAGCGAATCACGATGCCGGCCGCGCACAACGCGACGATCGGCGTGCCGCGCGCATACAGCTCGCGCAGATGCGCGCCCAGTTCGGTGTAGGGCACATCGGCCTCGACGCGGCCTTGCAATGCATGCACCAGGCAGTCCGTGGCAACGGTCGCCTCGGCGTGCTCGCCACGTCCGACATACAGCGCCTGAATGCGTCGCGCGGTCGCGAGCGCGCCCGCGCCGAGAATCACAATCGCGGGCGCGTTCATCCTTGCCATTTTTGCCCCGGCACGACCAGCAGGGAAAAGTACGGCGACGCCATCGGATCGACTTCGGCGAGCGGCACGATGCGCTGATTGCGCATCGTCGCGCGTTCGACGTACAGCGCGCGCTGCGCGAGTCCGAGCTCGTCGAGCACGCGCCGCACTTTATCGAAATTGCGGCCGAGTTTCATGATGACCGCCGCGTCCGCAGCGGCGAGACGGCGGCGCAATTCATCTTCGGGCAGCACGCCCGACAGCACCGACAAGCTCTGATTGCGATACACGAGCGGCGCCCCGAGCACCGCCGCGCCGCCGAGCATCGAGCACACGCCCGGCACGACTTCACTGTCGTAGCGCGCGGCGAGCCGGTCGTGCAGATACATGTACGAGCCGTAGAAAAACGGATCGCCTTCGCAGATCACGGCGACGTCGCGGCCCGCGTCGAGATGGCCCGCGACGATATCGGCGGCGGTGTCGTAGAAGTCCGCGATGATCGCTTCATACGACAGCGGCGGTTCGAGCGCTTCGGTCGTGACCGGATAGACGAGCGGCAGATGCTGTTGCGCGTCGTGCAGATGTGCCTCGATGATGCCGAACGCGTTGCCTTTCTTGCCCTTCGCGACGAAATACGCGACCACCGGCGCCGCTTTCAACAGACGCAGCGCCTTCAACGTGATCAGTTCAGGGTCGCCGGGCCCGACGCCGATGCCATACAGCCGACCGCGATGTGTTAGCACGCTGGCCATTTATTCGAGCTCCGTCGCGAGCGCGTTGACCGCGGCGGCGGCCATCGCGCTGCCGCCGCGCCGTCCGTGCACGACCACGTAGGGCACGCCGCGGCTGTTTTGCGCGAGTGCCGCTTTCGATTCCGCCGCGCCGACGAAGCCGACCGGAAAGCCGAGAATCAGCGCAGGCTTCGGCGCGCCGGCGTCGAGCATGTCGAGCAGATGGAACAGCGCGGTCGGCGCATTGCCGATCACGACGACGCTGCCCGCCAGATGCGGGCGCCACAAGTCGAGCGCGGCGGCCGAGCGCGTGTTGCCGATTTCGCGCGCGAGCGCGGGCACGTCCGGGTGCGTGAGCGTGCAGATGACTTCGTTGTGCGCGGGCAGTCGCGCGCGTGTGATGCCTTGCGCGACCATGCCCGCGTCGCACAGGATCGGCGCGCCTTGCGCGAGCGCGCTGCGTCCTGCGCTGCCGGCGCTGTCGGAGAACGCGAGATCGTCGATCACGTCGACCATGCCGCACGCGTGGATCACGCGCACCGCGAGTTTTTCCAGATCGGCGGGGATCCGCGCGAGATCGGCCTCCGCGCGGATCGTCGCGAACGATTGGCGATAGATCTCCTGACCGTCGCGAAGGTAATCAAGCATGTGAGGTACTCCGGGCGAGGCGCGCGAGCAGCGCGGCGGCCTCGTCGATCGTCAGTTGCGGTGCGACGCATTGGCCGAAGCCGGGGCCGCCGTCGCGTCGATAAAGGTCGTAGCGGCCGGGCGCGGCAGCGAGCAGCGTGTAGGGCGCGCGATGCGCGGCCGCGCAAGAGCGCGGGCAGCCCGTCAGATGCACGTCGACGCCGGCGGGTAAGCACTCGGCGAGTTGCAGCGCGTCGGTCTTGGTGTCGGCGAGACCCTTCGCGCAGCCGGCCGAACCGGCGCAGGCGATCACATGCGTGATGGCCTGGGCGGGATCGCAGGCGAGGCCAAGTGCGCTCAGTTTCGCGAGCACGGTGGACACCGCTTGTGTCGCGATGTCGGGCAGCAGCACGCTTTGCCATGGCGTGGCGTGCAGCATGCCGTTGCCGTGGGTTTGCGCGAGCGCGGCCAGGTCGCGCAGCGTGGCCGCGTCGATACGGCCGAGCGGCGCTTGGCCGCCGACATACCACGTGCCGTCGCCGCGCTGCGCGTGCGCGCCGAGCCGCAGCGACGCGTCGGCGGGGATGTGGCGCTGCCAGTGGCGCAGCGATGCGTCGCGCGCGAGCGGAAAATCGACGTAGCGTTGCGCGTGCCGCAGCAGCGCGTCGGCCGAGTGCGTGGCGAGCAGGTCGCGCATGCGGGTCGCGTCGGCGGCGGCGAGGTCGAGGAACGTGTGCAGCAACCCGCGCACGAGTGCGGGCACGCGCGGCGGCGGCACGGCCGCAAGCGCGCCCGTGCCGTTGGCATCGCAAGGTTCGCCGGTGTTCGCGTGGGTGCTGTTGCTTGCGGTTGCGCCAGCCGAACCCGGACACCCCGCCAGGCCGAACACGAAGCGCCCACTTGCTCCGTCAGGCGACGCCGCGAGCCACACGTCATGCGGATGATCGACTTGCGCGAGTTGTTCGCCGCCGTCGAGCAGCAGCGCGAATTTCGGCGACAACGCTGCGAAGCGCGCGTCGTTTTGCAGCAGCGTGAGCAGTTCTCCGCACAGCGGCGCCGTGTCGATCAGCGCGTGCGGATCGCGGCCGGCGGCGGGGCTGATCATCACGTTGCGGATGTCGTCGGCGCGACTCAGCGCGGTGGGGTCCGCGGGTGCGTCTGGGTGTGCTGAAGAAAGCGCGGAAGCCGGTCCAAGCCCGGCGCGAATCAGCGCCGCGCTCAACGCGGCTTCGTGTCCGCTACGCACGCCGCGCAGTTGCAGGTTTGCGCGATTGCTTAGCTCGACGACGCCATTCGCGTGCCGTGCAC
This genomic window contains:
- the cobJ gene encoding precorrin-3B C(17)-methyltransferase — translated: MNAPAIVILGAGALATARRIQALYVGRGEHAEATVATDCLVHALQGRVEADVPYTELGAHLRELYARGTPIVALCAAGIVIRCLAPLLSNKGAEPPVLAVAEDGSAVVPLLGGLAGVNVMARDIAAALAVQPAITTSGELRFGTCVLNPPEGYALADLAQGKRFVSDLLAGESTRIEGDAPWLDDAQLPRSDSARLAIRVTPRAWDGQPDELVIHPRSVVAAVVIDDASAQPNAHAADAIVERVRAALNAHGLAARSLAGLLAPSASMADPALAQAATLLEVPLRFADASAEHGGPRAAALLHAALRIPHETLHDGAHSGIALAVTPLALDPATIGRARGRLSVIGLGPGRAELMVPAARTALSEATDILGYDTYVKMAGPLRADQRVHGSDNREEMQRARHAFELASEGRAVVMVSSGDPGVFAMAAAVLEALEASRNDAWAAVELSIVPGVSAALATAAQAGAPLGHDFCMLSLSDNLKPWAIIEARLRHAAQADLVMALYNPISRARPWQLDKALDIVREYRAPSTLVVLGRDIGRPGGTLRTLTLGELRSVDVDMRTMVIVGSSLTRKFACGNDGAQWVYTPRWYEPAALTQASDPPPPSA
- a CDS encoding AAA family ATPase, with amino-acid sequence MKLQRIAIQEFRQFGGQLVIDDLQPGLNLFIGPNEAGKSTIAEAVRTVFLERYKASHLKDVLPWGLASGQPSVEVIFELDGVACRLSKQFVSRQRCELRIGQAVYSEDEAEDKLAALLGFSRAARGPMKAENAGVPGLLWVQQGGTQDMRDSTGHAGQYLRDALTQLSGGREAGGEDALIAAVQRELRQLLTARTQKSTGPLAEAEQKLAALSTSRDELRQQRQQFDDNIARLAAQQQAFDDAERRRPWELHEQKAALAQQRAATVEQLERGLEGLAQSLKIGEAELALSVQQEQGALELEAAIAREREQLDAARAELAAAQSAHAQAERRVDQFEQASAEANRALELANAAVTAADLRSQVDFYRTESQRLEASIVEAGKANTAVLQAARDAAALELDDAQFKRLVALDGELTVLRARTEAAMTRIEYRLHRALSVGDRTISGTGVLRVDEEKRIGLGELGELRVIPGVSDLSARLSELTSLEAKHAQLLRALGVASVGDAQARHEQWKTLVAQQTSQARILEVHAPQGIDALRAALASTAARLQASSERLASLPDVCAAPPLDDARRNADVARDTLEAARKVLAQTAGAQSTGVAKADSLAAQLQRKEAQLNDEAFRRNRAQWQAHIVEQRVKVDALKNQRGERERELDAARLDDPVAEAKRYRASAELARNEQRERQLRIAELRSQLETMGASGLGERLAALEAQAEQATRRKDELSLRASALSLLDEVLVDERDAALAQLRAPLTERLGHYLKRIFPQSSLALGDDLMPALLDRDGRAELLDALSFGTREQLGILTRLAYADLLQASGRPTLLMLDDAAVHSDAARRDALKRALIDAAARHQIFVFTCHPELWDDLGVRQRAVEDLKLA
- the cobG gene encoding precorrin-3B synthase, with protein sequence MNRASPPTVSSHAVTTPRSSACPGLLRIVPARDGGICRIKLPGGALSAAQARAVADASARHANGVVELSNRANLQLRGVRSGHEAALSAALIRAGLGPASALSSAHPDAPADPTALSRADDIRNVMISPAAGRDPHALIDTAPLCGELLTLLQNDARFAALSPKFALLLDGGEQLAQVDHPHDVWLAASPDGASGRFVFGLAGCPGSAGATASNSTHANTGEPCDANGTGALAAVPPPRVPALVRGLLHTFLDLAAADATRMRDLLATHSADALLRHAQRYVDFPLARDASLRHWQRHIPADASLRLGAHAQRGDGTWYVGGQAPLGRIDAATLRDLAALAQTHGNGMLHATPWQSVLLPDIATQAVSTVLAKLSALGLACDPAQAITHVIACAGSAGCAKGLADTKTDALQLAECLPAGVDVHLTGCPRSCAAAHRAPYTLLAAAPGRYDLYRRDGGPGFGQCVAPQLTIDEAAALLARLARSTSHA
- a CDS encoding precorrin-2 C(20)-methyltransferase encodes the protein MASVLTHRGRLYGIGVGPGDPELITLKALRLLKAAPVVAYFVAKGKKGNAFGIIEAHLHDAQQHLPLVYPVTTEALEPPLSYEAIIADFYDTAADIVAGHLDAGRDVAVICEGDPFFYGSYMYLHDRLAARYDSEVVPGVCSMLGGAAVLGAPLVYRNQSLSVLSGVLPEDELRRRLAAADAAVIMKLGRNFDKVRRVLDELGLAQRALYVERATMRNQRIVPLAEVDPMASPYFSLLVVPGQKWQG
- a CDS encoding precorrin-8X methylmutase; the protein is MLDYLRDGQEIYRQSFATIRAEADLARIPADLEKLAVRVIHACGMVDVIDDLAFSDSAGSAGRSALAQGAPILCDAGMVAQGITRARLPAHNEVICTLTHPDVPALAREIGNTRSAAALDLWRPHLAGSVVVIGNAPTALFHLLDMLDAGAPKPALILGFPVGFVGAAESKAALAQNSRGVPYVVVHGRRGGSAMAAAAVNALATELE